From Azospirillum sp. TSA2s, a single genomic window includes:
- a CDS encoding ABC transporter ATP-binding protein — MESQGFVEFSGVQKSYDGRTLVIEGLDLSIPKGEFLTMLGPSGSGKTTSLMMLAGFEAPSRGEIRVAGKPIQNVPPHRRNIGMVFQNYALFPHMTIAENLAYPLKVRRMGRAETEQRVARALDMVQMGALAQRRPSQLSGGQQQRVALARALVFEPDLVLMDEPLGALDKNLREHMQFEIKHLHERLGVTMVYVTHDQAEALTMSDRIAVFNRGRVEQLATPAELYEEPATVFVAGFIGENNRLSGVLVDRQGDSGTVKLESGSVVQARVAAGLEAGASVTVSLRPERVRLAPAGEAGGEGLFAHVAELIYLGDHIRVHLADGPAAGLVAKIPNNADHQHVRPGGRYQMEWGPADAIALPVGP; from the coding sequence ATGGAAAGCCAAGGATTTGTGGAGTTCTCCGGCGTCCAGAAAAGCTATGACGGGCGCACTCTGGTGATCGAGGGGCTGGACCTGTCGATTCCGAAGGGGGAGTTCCTGACGATGTTGGGGCCGTCCGGTTCCGGCAAGACCACCAGCCTGATGATGCTGGCGGGGTTCGAGGCGCCGTCGCGCGGCGAAATTCGTGTGGCCGGCAAGCCGATCCAGAATGTGCCGCCGCACCGCCGCAACATCGGCATGGTGTTCCAGAACTACGCGCTGTTCCCCCACATGACCATCGCCGAGAATCTGGCCTATCCGCTGAAGGTGCGGCGGATGGGGCGGGCGGAGACGGAGCAGCGGGTGGCCCGCGCGCTCGACATGGTGCAGATGGGGGCGCTGGCGCAGCGCCGTCCGTCCCAGCTTTCGGGCGGGCAGCAGCAGCGGGTGGCGCTGGCGCGGGCGCTGGTGTTCGAACCGGATCTGGTGCTGATGGACGAGCCGCTGGGCGCGCTGGACAAGAATCTGCGGGAACACATGCAGTTCGAGATCAAGCATCTGCATGAGCGTCTCGGCGTGACCATGGTCTATGTCACGCATGATCAGGCGGAGGCGCTGACCATGTCCGACCGCATCGCCGTCTTCAACCGCGGCCGGGTGGAGCAGCTGGCGACGCCGGCGGAACTGTATGAGGAGCCGGCCACCGTTTTCGTCGCCGGCTTCATCGGCGAGAACAACCGGCTGTCCGGCGTGCTGGTCGACCGGCAGGGCGACAGTGGGACCGTCAAGCTGGAGAGCGGTTCGGTGGTGCAGGCCCGTGTTGCCGCCGGACTGGAGGCCGGGGCCTCTGTCACCGTGTCGCTGCGGCCCGAGCGGGTCCGGCTGGCGCCGGCTGGTGAGGCCGGAGGGGAGGGTCTTTTCGCCCATGTTGCCGAACTGATCTATCTGGGCGACCACATTCGCGTGCACTTGGCGGACGGTCCGGCCGCCGGGCTGGTCGCGAAAATTCCCAACAACGCCGACCACCAGCATGTGCGCCCGGGCGGCCGTTATCAGATGGAATGGGGACCGGCCGACGCCATCGCGCTGCCGGTCGGTCCCTAA